From the Ostrinia nubilalis chromosome 8, ilOstNubi1.1, whole genome shotgun sequence genome, one window contains:
- the LOC135074039 gene encoding V-type proton ATPase subunit F, producing MALQAAVKGKLISVIGDEDTCVGFLLGGIGEINKNRHPNFMVVDKNTAVSEIEECFKRFVKRDDIDIILINQNIAELVRHVIDAHTAPVPAVLEIPSKDHPYDASKDSILRRAKGMFNPDDLVR from the exons ATGGCTTTGCAGGCGGCTGTTAAGGGAAAACTAATCAGTGTCATCGGTGATGAG GATACATGCGTCGGATTCCTTCTTGGTGGTATCGGCGAGATTAACAAGAACAGACACCCGAATTTCATGGTTGTTGACAAGA ACACAGCGGTGAGTGAAATTGAGGAGTGTTTCAAGAGGTTCGTGAAGCGCGATGACATCGACATCATCCTCATCAACCAGAACATCGCTGAGCTGGTCCGACATGTGATCGACGCCCACACCGCCCCCGTGCCTGCTGTACTTGAGATCCCCTCCAAAGACCACCCCTATGATGCTAGCAAGGACTCCATTCTGCGTCGTGCTAAg GGCATGTTCAACCCAGACGACTTGGTACGCTAA
- the LOC135074038 gene encoding carbonic anhydrase 7, with amino-acid sequence MNSIIYSAVFAILAVNASLVLGWGYRASDQRRWAVLHPACGGRQQSPIAISARQAIPISIPAMELIGYQNPLPGPLTITNNGHSVALTIPKYSSEEEKKGFRLPYIFGGPLDTEYEIEGLHFHWGDKNNRGSEHTLNDMRLPLEMHIIHRNKKYRNLAEALQHPDGLCVLAFFYQVVEFDAKLLTPIVKNLSAIENYNTSMQLPHTFSLSSILSGLDTERFYTYKGSLTTPPCAEAVTWVVFSDYLPISVFQMDNFRGLLSNLNLPLVDNFRQLQPLFGRRIFVRITSKNPKFKKTKLHYSKWDWVGHKKTENDVAEFDE; translated from the exons CCTCGCTCGTCCTCGGCTGGGGTTACAGAGCTTCTGACCAGAGACGATGGGCTGTGCTGCACCCCGCTTGCGGCGGCAGGCAACAGTCGCCCATTGCCATCTCCGCCCGCCAAGCCATTCCCATCTCCATCCCAGCTATGGAACTCATCGGCTACCAGAATCCTCTGCCTGGGCCGCTCACTATAACCAACAACGGTCATTCTG TGGCGCTAACCATCCCGAAATACAGTTCTGAAGAAGAAAAGAAAGGTTTCCGTCTGCCATACATCTTCGGAGGTCCCCTCGATACAGAATACGAAATCGAAGGTCTCCACTTCCACTGGGGCGACAAGAACAACCGCGGTTCCGAGCACACCCTCAACGATATGCGCCTGCCTCTCGAGATGCATATCATCCACAGGAACAAGAAATACAGGAACCTCGCTGAAGCTCTCCAGCACCCCGATGGTCTTTGCGTCCTTGCCTTCTTCTACCAG GTTGTGGAATTCGACGCCAAGCTGCTGACTCCCATCGTCAAGAACCTGTCCGCCATCGAGAACTACAACACCAGCATGCAGCTGCCCCATACCTTCTCCCTGTCTTCCATCCTGTCTGGTCTGGACACCGAGCGTTTCTACACCTACAAGGGATCCCTCACCACCCCTCCCTGCGCTGAGGCCGTCACGTGGGTTGTCTTCTCTGACTACCTCCCGATTTCTGTCTTCCAG ATGGACAACTTCCGCGGCCTCCTGTCCAACCTGAACCTGCCTCTCGTGGACAACTTCAGGCAACTGCAGCCACTCTTCGGTCGGCGCATCTTTGTCCGCATCACCTCCAAGAACCCCAAGTTCAAGAAGACCAAGCTCCACTACTCCAAATGGGACTGGGTCGGACACAAGAAGACCGAAAACGACGTCGCCGAATTCGACGAGTAA